The genomic region ATACACTATCACTATAATACTCTATTCTCTAATCCATAATCTATAATCAATATATGTTTTTTGCTAAAGGTGATTAGCGAGTGGCAAATAGCCAAACTAATTTTAAATTTCATACTTACTAACCTCTATATTATATAAATTATTCCCTTTAGAATCAATAACCACAATAGCAGGTAATTTTTCCACAGTCAGTTTTCTTATAGCTTCTGTTCCTAAATCTTCATATGCAATAACGGTTGATTCTTTAATACAATCGGAAATTAAAGCTCCAGCACCGCCTATCGCTGCAAAATATACTGCTTTATTTTTTTTCATAGATTCAATAACTTTATTGTTACGTTGTCCCTTCCCTATCATACCCTTTAATCCTTTTTCTAATAAATAAGGTGTATAATCATCCATTCTATAACTAGTGGTAGGCCCTGCTGAACCTATAACCTTACCTGGTTTTGGTGGGCAAGGCCCTACATAGTAAAGTATAGAGTTTTCTATATCAAAAGGTAATTGTTCTCCTTGTTTTATTGCCTCTACTAATCTTTTATGTGCTGCATCCCTGCCTGTGTAAATAGTTCCACTAATATATACCCTATCTCCAGCTTTAAGATTAGCCACAACATCATCTGTAAGTGGCGTCGTTATATTTATTTCTTTCAATAAAATCACCTCGTTTTTATTGTTAAAGGTTATACATCCTTTGAGTTTATATCTGTACTTCAATATGTCTAGCTACGTGACAGTTTAAATTAACTGCAACAGGAAGGCCTGCAATATGTGTAGGAAAAACTTCAACATTTACTCCTAAAGCTGTTGTTCTTCCTCCTAATCCTTGTGGGCCTATACCTAGTTTATTTATTTCTTGTAACAGTTCTAATTCTAATTGTTTAATATGCTTCTTTTCATTGAATTTACCAACATTCCTTAACAAAGCCTTTTTGGCTA from Caldisalinibacter kiritimatiensis harbors:
- a CDS encoding Fe-S-containing hydro-lyase, translating into MKEINITTPLTDDVVANLKAGDRVYISGTIYTGRDAAHKRLVEAIKQGEQLPFDIENSILYYVGPCPPKPGKVIGSAGPTTSYRMDDYTPYLLEKGLKGMIGKGQRNNKVIESMKKNKAVYFAAIGGAGALISDCIKESTVIAYEDLGTEAIRKLTVEKLPAIVVIDSKGNNLYNIEVSKYEI